The following proteins are encoded in a genomic region of Salvelinus fontinalis isolate EN_2023a unplaced genomic scaffold, ASM2944872v1 scaffold_0891, whole genome shotgun sequence:
- the LOC129847601 gene encoding myosin heavy chain, fast skeletal muscle: MDNKKASEKLLGSIDVNHEDYKFGHTKVFFKAGLLGVLEEMRDEKLATLVGMVQALSRGFLMRREFSKMMERRESVYAIQYNIRSFMNVKTWPWMKLYFKIKPLLQSAETEKELANMKENYDKMTTDLAKALATKKQMEEKLVALTQEKNDLALQIASEGESLNDAEERCEGLIKSKIQLEAKLKETTERLEDEEEINAELTAKKRKLEDECSELKKDIDDLELTLAKVEKEKHATENKVKNLTEEMASMDESVAKLTKEKKALQEAHQQTLDDLQAEEDKVNTLTKAKTKLEQQVDDLEGSLEQEKKLRMDLERSKRKLEGDLKLAQESIMDLENDKQQADEKIKKKEFETTQLLSKVEDEQSLGAQLQKKIKELQARIEELEEEIEAERAARAKVEKQRADLSRELEEISERLEEAGGATAAQIEMNKKREAEFQKLRRDLEESTLQHEATAAALRKKQADSVAELGEQIDNLQRVKQKLEKEKSEYKMEIDDLSSNMEAVAKAKGNLEKMCRTLEDQLSELKTKNDENVRQVNDISGQRARLLTENGEFGRQLEEKEALVSQLTRGKQAFTQQVEELKRAIEEEVKAKNALAHGVQSARHDCDLLREQFEEEQEAKAELQRGMSKANSEVAQWRTKYETDAIQRTEELEEAKKKLAQRLQEAEETIEATNSKCASLEKTKQRLQGEVEDLMIDVERANAMAANLDKKQRNFDKVLAEWKQKYEEGQAELEGAQKEARSMSTELFKMKNSYEEALDHLETLKRENKNLQQEISDLTEQIGETGKSIHELEKAKKTVETEKSEIQTALEEAEGTLEHEESKILRVQLELNQIKGEVDRKIAEKDEEMEQIKRNSQRVVDSMQSTLDSEVRSRNDALRVKKKMEGDLNEMEIQLSHSNRQAAEAQKQLRNVQGQLKDAQLHLDDAVRVAEDMKEQAAMVERRNGLMVAEIEELRVALEQTERGRKVAETELVDASERVGLLHSQNTSLLNTKKKLETDLVQVQGEVDDIVQEARNAEEKAKKAITDAAMMAEELKKEQDTSSHLERMKKNLEVTVKDLQHRLDEAENLAMKGGKKQLQKLESRVRELETEVEAEQRRGVDAVKGVRKYERRVKELTYQTEEDKKNVNRLQDLVDKLQMKVKAYKRHSEEAEEAANSHMSKFRKVQHELEEAEERADIAETQVNKLRAKTRDSGKGKEAAE; encoded by the exons ATGGACAACAAGAAGGCTTCTGAGAAGCTGCTTGGGtccattgatgtgaatcacgaggattacaagtttggacacaccaag GTGTTCTTCAAAGCCGGTCTGCTGGGTGTcctggaggagatgagagatgagaagcTGGCCACTCTGGTCGGCATGGTCCAGGCTCTCAGCCGTGGATTCCTCATGAGGAGAGAGTTTAGCAAGATgatggagaggag AGAATCAGTTTACGCCATCCAGTACAACATCCGCTCATTCATGAATGTCAAAACCTGGCCATGGATGAAGTTGTACTTCAAGATCAAGCCCCTGCTGCAGAGCGCTGAGACTGAGAAGGAGCTGGCCAACATGAAAGAGAACTATGACAAGATGACGACAGACCTGGCCAAGGCTCTGGCCACAAAGAAGCAAATGGAGGAGAAGTTGGTGGCCCTGACGCAGGAGAAGAACGACCTGGCACTCCAAATAGCATCT GAAGGAGAGAGTCTGAACGATGCTGAGGAAAGGTGTGAGGGGCTCATCAAGAGCAAGATCCAGCTGGAGGCCAAACTCAAAGAGACGACCGAGAggctggaggatgaggaggagatcaATGCTGAGTTGACTGCCAAGAAGAGGAAGCTGGAGGATGAGTGCTCTGAGCTGAAGAAGGACATTGATGACCTGGAGCTCACCCTGGCCAAAGTGGAGAAGGAGAAGCACGCCACTGAAAACAAG GTTAAAAACCTGACAGAGGAGATGGCGTCTATGGATGAGAGTGTTGCCAAGCTGACCAAGGAGAAGAAAGCCCTCCAAGAGGCCCACCAGCAGACACTGGAtgacctgcaggcagaggaggacaAAGTCAACACTCTGACCAAGGCAAAGACCAAGCTGGAACAGCAAGTGGACGAC CTTGAGGGTTCTCTGGAGCAAGAGAAGAAGCTCCGTATGGACCTTGAAAGATCCAAGAGAAAGCTGGAGGGAGATCTGAAACTGGCCCAGGAGTCCATAATGGACCTGGAGAATGACAAGCAGCAAGCTGATGAGAAAATCAAGAA GAAGGAGTTTGAGACCACCCAGCTCCTCAGCAAGGTTGAGGATGAGCAGTCTCTGGGAGCTCAGCTGCAGAAGAAGATCAAGGAACTCCAG gCCCGTAttgaggagctggaggaggaaaTTGAGGCTGAGCGTGCTGCCAGGGCTAAGGTTGAGAAGCAGAGGGCCGATCTCTCCAGGGAACTTGAGGAGATCAGCGAGAGGCTGGAGGAGGCCGGAGGCGCCACTGCTGCTCAGATTGAGATGAACAAGAAGCGTGAGGCTGAGTTCCAGAAGCTGCGTCGTGATCTTGAAGAGTCCACCCTGCAGCATGAGGCCACAGCCGCCGCTCTGCGCAAGAAGCAGGCCGATAGTGTGGCTGAGCTCGGGGAGCAGATCGACAACCTGCAGCGCGTCAAGCAGAAGCTGGAGAAGGAAAAGAGTGAGTACAAGATGGAGATTGATGATCTCTCTAGCAACATGGAGGCCGTCGCCAAGGCTAAG GGCAATCTGGAGAAGATGTGCCGTACTCTTGAGGACCAGCTGAGTGAGCTCAAGACTAAGAATGATGAGAATGTTCGCCAGGTCAATGACATCAGCGGACAGAGAGCCAGACTCCTGACAGAAAATG GTGAGTTTGGTCGCCAGCTGGAGGAGAAGGAAGCTCTGGTGTCTCAACTGACCAGAGGAAAACAGGCCTTCACCCAGcaggtggaggagctgaagagGGCGATTGAGGAGGAGGTCAAG gctaaaaACGCACTGGCCCACGGTGTTCAGTCTGCCCGCCATGACTGTGACCTCCTGAGGGAGCAGtttgaggaggagcaggaggccaAGGCAGAGCTGCAACGCGGCATGTCCAAGGCCAATAGTGAGGTGGCTCAGTGGAGGACTAAGTATGAAACTGATGCCATCCAGCGCACAGAGGAGCTGGAAGAGGCCAA GAAGAAGCTGGCCCAGCGTCTGCAGGAGGCCGAGGAGACCATTGAGGCGACCAACTCCAAGTGCGCCTCCCTGGAGAAGACCAAGCAGAGGctgcagggagaggtggaggacctCATGATTGATGTTGAGAGAGCCAACGCAATGGCCGCCAACCTCGACAAGAAGCAGAGGAACTTTGACAAG GTTCTGGCAGAGTGGAAGCAGAAGtatgaggagggccaggctgAGCTGGAAGGAGCTCAGAAGGAGGCTCGCTCTATGAGCACTGAACTCTTCAAGATGAAGAACTCCTACGAGGAGGCTCTGGATCATCTGGAGACtctgaagagagagaacaagaacctGCAAC aggagATCTCTGACCTGACTGAGCAGATTGGAGAGACTGGCAAGAGCATCCATGAGCTGGAGAAGGCCAAGAAGACAGTGGAGACAGAGAAGTCTGAGATCCAGACCGCTCTGGAGGAGGCTGAG GGAACACTGGAGCACGAGGAATCCAAGATTCTGCGTGTGCAGCTGGAGCTGAACCAGATCAAGGGTGAGGTGGACAGGAAGATCGCTGAGAAGGACGAGGAGATGGAGCAGATCAAGAGGAACAGCCAGAGGGTGGTTGACTCCATGCAGAGCACCCTGGACTCTGAGGTCAGGAGCAGGAATGATGCCCTGAGGgtgaagaagaagatggagggagaCCTGAATGAGATGGAGATCCAGCTGAGCCACTCCAACAGGCAGGCCGCTGAGGCCCAGAAACAGCTGAGGAATGTCCAGGGACAGCTCAag GATGCCCAATTGCACCTTGATGATGCCGTCCGTGTCGCAGAAGACATGAAGGAGCAGGCAGCCATGGTGGAGCGCAGAAACGGTCTGATGGTGGCTGAAATCGAGGAGCTGAGAGTTGCtctggagcagacagagagaggccgCAAAGTGGCTGAGACTGAGCTGGTAGACGCCAGCGAGCGTGTTGGACTGCTGCACTCCCAG AACACCAGCCTTCTGAACACCAAGAAGAAGCTGGAGACTGACCTGGTGCAGGTGCAGGGAGAGGTGGACGACATCGTCCAGGAGGCCAGGAATGCAGAGGAGAAGGCCAAGAAGGCAATCACTGAC GCGGCCATGATGGCTGAGGAGCTGAAGAAGGAGCAGGACACCAGTTCTCACCTGGAGAGGATGAAGAAGAACCTGGAGGTCACAGTCAAGGACCTGCAGCACCGCCTGGATGAGGCTGAGAATCTGGCCATGAAGGGAGGCAAGAAGCAGCTCCAGAAACTGGAGTCCAGG GTGCGTGAGCTCGAGACTGAGGTGGAGGCAGAGCAGAGAAGAGGTGTAGACGCAGTAAAGGGAGTCCGCAAGTATGAGCGCAGAGTCAAGGAGCTCACTTACCAG ACTGAGGAGGATAAGAAGAACGTTAACAGACTTCAGGACCTGGTAGATAAGCTGCAGATGAAAGTGAAGGCCTACAAGAGGCATTCTGAGGAAGCA GAGGAAGCAGCCAATAGCCATATGTCTAAGTTCAGGAAGGTTCAACATGAGCTGGAGGAGGCTGAGGAGCGTGCTGACATCGCTGAGACTCAGGTCAACAAGCTCAGAGCCAAGACCCGTGACTCTGGAAAG GGAAAAGAAGCTGCTGAATAA
- the LOC129847599 gene encoding myosin-7-like, which yields MRVAASSRFTGGGRAEKRCRQRRGVDAVKGVRKYERRVKELTYQTEEDKKNVNRLQDLVDKLQMKVKAYKRHSEEAEEAANSHMSKFRKVQHELEEAEERADIAETQVNKLRAKTRDSGKAQNCC from the exons ATGCGAGTGGCGGCCTCTAGTCGCTTTACTG GTGGAGGCCGAGCAGAGAAGAGGTGTAGACAGAGAAGAGGTGTAGACGCTGTTAAAGGAGTCCGCAAGTATGAGCGCAGAGTCAAGGAGCTCACTTACCAG ACTGAGGAGGATAAGAAAAACGTTAACAGACTTCAGGACCTGGTAGATAAGCTGCAGATGAAAGTGAAGGCCTACAAGAGGCATTCTGAGGAAGCG GAGGAAGCAGCCAATAGCCATATGTCTAAGTTCAGGAAGGTTCAGCATGAGCTGGAGGAGGCTGAGGAGCGTGCTGACATCGCTGAGACTCAGGTCAACAAGCTCAGAGCCAAGACCCGTGACTCTGGAAAGGCACAGAACTGCTGCTAA